A single region of the Pontimicrobium sp. SW4 genome encodes:
- the argC gene encoding N-acetyl-gamma-glutamyl-phosphate reductase — MLQVGIIGGAGYTAGELIRLLMHHPKAEINFVYSTSNAGNKISSIHQDLVGSIDMNFTDSINSSIDVLFLCLGHGNSKAFLEKNSFSAKTKMIDLSNDFRLEKDKVFQGKTFVYGLPELQKEKIKSANYIANPGCFATALQLAILPLADKSLLNDDVHINATTGATGAGTSLSKTTHFTWRDNNFSHYKAFTHQHLGEINQTVKQIQNDFNSEINFMPNRGNFSRGIFATVYTKFQGSLEDAKKLYNDYYKDAAFTFVSNEEVHLKQVVNTNKCLLHLHKHNNKLLITSIIDNLLKGASGQAIQNMNLMYGFEEVEGLQLKANFF, encoded by the coding sequence ATGCTACAAGTAGGAATCATAGGAGGAGCTGGTTATACAGCTGGAGAATTAATAAGATTGTTGATGCATCATCCAAAAGCAGAAATCAATTTTGTGTACAGCACATCAAATGCAGGAAATAAAATTAGTAGCATCCATCAAGATTTAGTGGGTTCCATAGATATGAATTTCACAGATTCAATTAATTCAAGTATCGATGTCTTGTTTTTATGTTTAGGACATGGAAATTCAAAAGCTTTTTTAGAAAAGAATAGCTTTTCGGCTAAAACAAAGATGATCGATTTGAGTAACGATTTCAGATTAGAAAAGGACAAGGTCTTTCAAGGCAAAACCTTTGTATATGGCTTACCAGAATTACAAAAAGAGAAGATTAAATCTGCGAATTATATAGCAAATCCAGGTTGTTTTGCAACGGCCTTGCAATTGGCGATTTTACCATTAGCGGATAAAAGTTTGTTAAATGATGATGTTCATATTAATGCAACTACAGGAGCAACAGGAGCTGGAACGTCCTTGTCCAAAACAACGCATTTTACATGGAGAGACAATAACTTCTCGCATTACAAAGCGTTTACGCATCAGCATTTAGGAGAAATAAATCAAACAGTTAAGCAAATACAAAATGATTTTAATTCTGAAATTAATTTTATGCCCAATAGAGGGAATTTTTCTAGAGGAATTTTCGCCACAGTGTACACAAAATTTCAAGGTAGTTTAGAAGACGCTAAAAAACTTTATAATGACTACTATAAAGATGCAGCTTTCACTTTTGTGTCTAATGAAGAGGTGCATTTGAAGCAAGTTGTAAATACAAATAAATGTTTATTGCATTTACACAAACACAATAACAAATTATTAATTACAAGCATAATAGATAATCTATTAAAAGGCGCTTCAGGTCAAGCCATTCAAAACATGAATTTAATGTATGGTTTTGAAGAAGTTGAAGGATTACAGCTTAAAGCCAACTTTTTTTAA
- a CDS encoding argininosuccinate synthase domain-containing protein: protein MKKLVIAYSGGLDTSYCAVSLSKKGYDVHAVSVNTGGFTQEEINTIETNAYKMGVSTYKNIDAVGTFYQKVVKYLIFGNVLKNNTYPLSVSAERIIQAIEIVEYAKSIDAKYIAHGSTGAGNDQVRFDMIFQILAPHIQIITPIRDQKLSRQEEIEYLKSNGIDMSWDKAKYSINKGLWGTSVGGEETLTSEKPLPSEAYPSQLEHTEEEKVTLTFLKGELVAVNGIENNPEVNIEVLNNLASVYAIGRDIHVGDTIVGIKGRVGFEAAAALIIIKAHHLLEKHTLTKWQLQHKEYLASFYGMHLHEGQYLDPVMRDMEAFLQSGQEQVSGDVIVSLKPYHFSLDGIISKHDLMNAKYGSYGEMNKGWTDEEAKGFIKILGNQNKIYQQVNN, encoded by the coding sequence ATGAAAAAATTAGTCATAGCATATAGTGGAGGTTTAGATACGTCTTATTGTGCCGTTAGTTTATCAAAAAAAGGATATGACGTGCATGCAGTGAGTGTTAATACTGGCGGATTTACGCAAGAAGAGATAAATACCATTGAGACAAATGCTTATAAAATGGGAGTATCTACGTATAAAAACATTGATGCGGTTGGGACATTCTATCAAAAAGTAGTAAAGTATTTAATCTTTGGAAATGTACTTAAAAACAATACCTATCCTTTATCTGTCAGTGCCGAAAGAATTATTCAAGCTATCGAAATTGTTGAATACGCAAAAAGTATAGACGCAAAATATATTGCACATGGAAGTACAGGCGCAGGAAATGACCAAGTGAGGTTCGATATGATTTTTCAAATTTTAGCACCACATATTCAAATTATTACACCAATTAGAGATCAAAAACTATCAAGACAAGAAGAGATTGAATACCTAAAAAGTAATGGTATTGACATGTCTTGGGATAAGGCAAAATATTCTATTAACAAAGGCCTTTGGGGAACAAGCGTTGGAGGCGAGGAGACTTTAACTTCAGAAAAACCGTTGCCAAGTGAAGCGTATCCTTCACAATTAGAACATACTGAAGAAGAAAAAGTGACATTAACTTTTTTAAAAGGCGAATTGGTTGCTGTTAATGGAATAGAAAACAATCCTGAGGTTAATATTGAAGTGTTGAATAATCTAGCTTCAGTATATGCAATAGGTAGAGATATTCATGTAGGCGATACTATTGTTGGTATAAAAGGGAGAGTGGGTTTTGAAGCTGCTGCTGCTTTAATCATTATAAAGGCACATCATTTATTAGAGAAGCACACACTTACTAAATGGCAGTTACAACACAAAGAGTATTTAGCAAGTTTTTATGGAATGCATTTGCATGAAGGTCAATATTTGGATCCTGTAATGAGAGACATGGAAGCCTTTTTACAGAGTGGTCAGGAGCAAGTTTCTGGAGACGTTATTGTAAGCTTAAAACCGTATCATTTTTCTTTAGATGGAATAATTTCCAAACATGATTTAATGAATGCAAAGTATGGAAGTTATGGCGAAATGAACAAAGGTTGGACCGATGAAGAAGCAAAAGGATTCATTAAGATTCTTGGAAATCAAAACAAAATATATCAACAAGTAAATAATTAG
- a CDS encoding GNAT family N-acetyltransferase, with amino-acid sequence MEIIIADKSHSIYAEIICETIAEAAQVRGTGIAKRKPEYIITKMENGNAVIALDGNKFAGFCYIEVWSHGKFVANSGLIVHPDFRNKGLAKQIKQKVFEHSRTKFPEAKVFSITTGLAVMKMNSDLGYKPVTFSELTNDQSFWNGCQTCKNYDVLQRTEQKMCLCTGMLYDSVKSKTENNKQIKPKVFQRLKLIKQAMFLKNNKK; translated from the coding sequence ATGGAAATCATTATTGCGGATAAATCACATAGTATTTATGCAGAAATTATTTGCGAAACTATCGCAGAAGCTGCACAAGTTAGAGGAACTGGTATTGCGAAACGCAAGCCAGAATATATTATTACCAAAATGGAAAATGGGAATGCTGTTATAGCTTTAGATGGAAATAAATTTGCAGGCTTTTGTTACATCGAAGTGTGGAGTCATGGAAAATTTGTTGCTAATTCGGGCTTAATAGTACACCCGGATTTTAGGAATAAGGGACTAGCAAAACAAATAAAACAGAAAGTTTTTGAGCACTCTAGAACTAAATTTCCCGAAGCTAAAGTATTTAGTATTACTACTGGATTAGCGGTTATGAAAATGAATAGCGATTTAGGTTATAAACCAGTCACTTTCTCAGAGTTGACAAACGATCAATCTTTCTGGAACGGTTGTCAAACATGTAAAAACTACGATGTATTACAGCGGACAGAACAAAAAATGTGTTTGTGCACTGGAATGTTGTACGATTCAGTTAAATCAAAAACAGAGAATAATAAGCAAATCAAGCCAAAGGTGTTTCAAAGATTAAAGCTTATCAAACAAGCAATGTTTTTAAAAAATAATAAAAAATGA
- the ilvA gene encoding threonine ammonia-lyase IlvA: protein MKTTTTYFPSIKAVETAANKLKDVVSITPLTYNTRYSRQFDCDVLFKREDLQQVRSYKIRGAYNKMASLSESEIENGVICASAGNHAQGVALSCKLLQTKGTIYMPAPTPNQKVEQVKMFGEEFIDIVLVGDTFDDSYHEALVECERLNKTFIHPFNDEKVIEGQATVGLEIINQSSKPIDYVFIPVGGGGLASGLSTVFKLLSPKTKIIGVEPEGAPSMLTSIQKGRVIKLKNIENFVDGAAVRSVGDKTFAICKDTLDDMITVPEGKVCQTILELYNKDAVVVEPAGALSIAALDFYADEIKGKNVVCLVSGSNNDITRTPEIKERALLYASLKHYFIIKFPQRPGALREFVAEILGPNDDITHFEYTKKANRENDVAVVGLELKSPSDLKPLITKMKLHNFYGDYLNDKPDLFQFLV from the coding sequence ATGAAAACCACAACAACATATTTCCCAAGTATAAAGGCAGTAGAAACAGCAGCAAACAAGTTAAAAGATGTTGTGTCTATAACGCCTTTAACTTATAATACAAGATATTCAAGACAATTTGACTGTGATGTATTATTCAAGAGAGAAGACTTGCAACAAGTACGTTCGTATAAAATTAGAGGTGCTTATAATAAAATGGCTTCTTTAAGCGAAAGTGAAATTGAAAACGGAGTAATATGTGCAAGTGCAGGAAATCATGCACAAGGTGTGGCATTATCATGTAAATTATTACAAACAAAAGGAACTATTTATATGCCTGCTCCAACACCTAATCAAAAGGTGGAGCAGGTAAAAATGTTTGGTGAAGAATTTATAGATATAGTATTGGTAGGTGATACTTTTGATGATTCTTATCATGAAGCATTGGTAGAGTGCGAGCGTTTAAATAAAACGTTTATTCATCCTTTTAATGATGAAAAAGTAATAGAAGGTCAAGCGACTGTAGGATTAGAAATAATCAACCAAAGTAGTAAACCTATTGATTATGTTTTTATTCCTGTAGGAGGTGGTGGATTAGCTTCAGGCTTATCTACTGTGTTTAAGTTACTATCTCCTAAAACTAAAATAATTGGAGTAGAACCAGAAGGAGCTCCGTCCATGCTAACATCCATACAAAAAGGACGCGTTATAAAGCTTAAAAATATTGAAAACTTTGTTGATGGTGCTGCAGTAAGAAGCGTTGGCGATAAAACCTTTGCTATTTGTAAAGATACTTTAGACGATATGATTACTGTTCCTGAAGGCAAAGTATGTCAAACAATACTAGAATTATATAATAAAGATGCTGTAGTTGTTGAACCAGCAGGCGCATTAAGTATTGCAGCATTAGATTTTTATGCTGATGAGATTAAAGGTAAAAATGTGGTTTGCCTAGTTAGTGGTAGTAATAATGATATTACAAGAACTCCCGAAATAAAAGAACGCGCATTATTATATGCGAGTTTAAAACACTATTTTATTATTAAGTTTCCACAACGACCAGGAGCTTTAAGAGAGTTTGTGGCTGAAATTTTAGGCCCAAATGATGATATTACTCATTTTGAGTATACAAAAAAGGCAAATCGTGAGAATGATGTTGCAGTTGTAGGGTTAGAGTTAAAATCACCATCCGATTTAAAGCCATTGATTACTAAGATGAAATTGCATAATTTTTATGGAGATTATCTAAACGATAAACCAGATTTATTTCAGTTTTTGGTGTAG
- the ilvC gene encoding ketol-acid reductoisomerase, whose product MANYFNTLSLGQKLDQLSKCRFMESSEFENGVEVLKGKKIVIVGCGAQGLNQGLNMRDSGLDISYALREQAIKEERQSFKNASSNGFTVGTYEELIPNADLVLNLTPDKQHSNVVDTVMPMMKQGATLSYSHGFNIVEEGKQIRKDLTVIMVAPKCPGTEVREEYLRGFGVPTLTAVHPENDPEGKGWEQAKAYAAATGGHKAGVLESSFVAEVKSDLMGEQTILCGVLQTASILSFDKMVEEGINPNYASKLIQYGWETITEALKHGGITNMMDRLSNPAKIKAYQLSEELKTIMKPLFEKHMDDIMSGYFSQTMMEDWANDDVNLLKWRAATGETAFEKTEATSEHISEQEYFDHGVLMVAFVRAGVELAFETMVNSGIIEESAYYESLHELPLIANTVARKKLFEMNRIISDTAEYGCYLFDHAAKPMLVDFMKSIKTDVIGKSFSTTNAVDNAELIEVNNNIRNHPIESIGKTLRTAMTDMKVIKTETQKNPVLA is encoded by the coding sequence ATGGCAAATTATTTTAATACACTATCGTTAGGTCAAAAACTAGATCAATTGTCTAAGTGTAGATTTATGGAATCTTCAGAATTTGAGAACGGAGTTGAAGTTTTAAAAGGGAAAAAAATAGTAATAGTAGGTTGTGGAGCACAAGGATTAAACCAAGGATTGAATATGAGAGATTCTGGTTTAGATATTTCATACGCACTGCGTGAACAAGCTATTAAAGAAGAGCGTCAGTCTTTTAAAAATGCTAGTTCTAATGGATTTACTGTTGGGACTTATGAAGAGTTAATACCAAATGCAGATTTGGTTTTAAACTTAACACCAGATAAACAACACTCAAATGTTGTGGATACAGTAATGCCAATGATGAAACAAGGTGCGACATTGTCGTATTCACATGGTTTTAATATTGTTGAAGAGGGGAAGCAAATTCGTAAAGACCTTACCGTAATTATGGTAGCACCAAAGTGTCCTGGAACCGAAGTCAGAGAAGAGTATTTAAGAGGCTTTGGAGTACCAACATTAACAGCTGTGCATCCTGAAAATGACCCAGAAGGAAAAGGTTGGGAGCAAGCAAAAGCGTATGCTGCTGCAACAGGAGGACATAAAGCAGGTGTATTAGAATCGTCGTTTGTTGCTGAGGTAAAGAGTGATTTAATGGGTGAGCAAACTATTTTATGTGGCGTGTTACAAACAGCTTCCATCTTATCTTTTGATAAAATGGTAGAAGAAGGAATTAATCCTAATTATGCGTCAAAATTAATTCAGTATGGTTGGGAAACTATTACTGAGGCCTTAAAACATGGCGGTATTACAAATATGATGGATCGTCTATCTAATCCTGCTAAAATTAAAGCATACCAATTATCAGAAGAGCTTAAAACAATTATGAAACCATTGTTTGAGAAGCATATGGACGATATCATGTCTGGGTATTTCTCTCAAACTATGATGGAAGATTGGGCAAATGACGATGTAAATTTATTAAAATGGAGAGCTGCAACAGGAGAAACTGCTTTTGAAAAAACAGAAGCAACATCTGAGCACATATCAGAGCAAGAATATTTCGACCATGGTGTGCTAATGGTTGCCTTTGTAAGAGCAGGAGTAGAATTAGCTTTTGAAACTATGGTGAATTCTGGAATTATAGAAGAGTCAGCTTATTATGAGTCATTACATGAGTTGCCGCTAATTGCAAATACAGTAGCTAGAAAAAAATTATTTGAAATGAATCGCATTATTTCAGATACAGCTGAATACGGATGTTATTTGTTTGACCATGCTGCAAAACCAATGTTAGTAGATTTTATGAAATCTATTAAAACAGATGTTATTGGGAAATCTTTTTCAACAACAAATGCTGTTGATAATGCTGAATTAATTGAGGTTAATAATAACATTAGAAACCATCCAATTGAATCTATTGGAAAAACACTGCGTACTGCTATGACTGATATGAAGGTTATAAAAACCGAAACTCAAAAAAATCCAGTCTTAGCTTAA
- the ilvN gene encoding acetolactate synthase small subunit produces MDIENKTYTISIYTENNIGLLNRVSAIFQRRRINIESLNISVSEIEGVSRFTIVVEMTEDQIKKIIGQIEKQIEVIKAYYHTDEETIYQESAMFKIKSDLLFEEREIQNIIKESNAQIVTVNRDFFVLEKSGRRHEIELLHRELSVFGILQFTRSGRIAVTKEPMQISQMLKAFNQ; encoded by the coding sequence ATGGATATAGAAAATAAAACATATACAATCTCTATATATACCGAAAATAATATTGGATTGTTAAATCGTGTTTCGGCAATTTTTCAAAGAAGACGTATAAATATTGAAAGTTTAAACATTTCAGTATCTGAAATTGAAGGTGTTTCTCGTTTTACAATAGTTGTAGAAATGACCGAAGATCAAATTAAAAAAATTATTGGTCAAATTGAAAAACAAATAGAGGTTATAAAAGCCTATTATCATACTGATGAAGAAACCATTTATCAGGAATCGGCAATGTTTAAAATTAAGTCTGACTTACTGTTTGAAGAGCGTGAAATTCAGAATATAATTAAGGAGAGTAATGCTCAAATTGTCACTGTAAATAGAGATTTTTTTGTACTTGAAAAGTCAGGTAGAAGACATGAGATAGAGCTTTTACATAGAGAGTTAAGTGTTTTCGGAATTTTACAGTTTACACGTTCAGGACGTATAGCAGTCACTAAAGAACCAATGCAAATATCACAAATGCTAAAGGCATTTAATCAATAA
- the ilvB gene encoding biosynthetic-type acetolactate synthase large subunit: MDTQTIKQKQYLEQPKERISGSEAIVRCLLAEGVDILYGYPGGAIMPVYDELFKYQDKIHHVLTRHEQGATHAAQGYARISGKVGVAMATSGPGATNLITGIADAQIDSTPMVCITGQVPSHLLGSDAFQETDIVGISTPVTKWNHQITKASEIPEVIAKAFYIAKSGRPGPVLIDITKDAQFEEFDFQYKKCEGIRSYKPIPETNIESVKAAAELINNAKKPMIIWGQGVILGKAEEEFKAVIDKTGIPSAWTIMGASAIPTSHPLNIGMVGMHGNYAPNVLTNECDVLIAIGMRFDDRVTGKLDEYATQAKVIHFEIDPAEIDKNVKTDVAVLGNAKESLELLLPLLNKNSHQEWLQKFKDLYAFEFEKVIKDDLHPTKEGLTMGEVLKEINIQSKGKAAIVSDVGQHQMIACRYAEFNETKSNITSGGLGTMGFALPAAIGAKMAAPEREVVAIIGDGGYQMTIQELGTIFQQKAAVKIVVLNNEFLGMVRQWQQLFFDKRYASTEMTNPDFITIAKGYYIDAKRVTKREDLANAVSEMMASKEAYFLEVCVEKENNVFPMVPSGASVSDIRLE; this comes from the coding sequence ATGGATACACAAACAATAAAACAAAAGCAATATTTAGAGCAGCCTAAAGAGCGTATTTCAGGTAGCGAAGCCATAGTAAGATGTTTATTAGCAGAAGGTGTCGATATACTATATGGTTATCCAGGTGGTGCTATAATGCCAGTTTACGACGAACTTTTTAAGTATCAAGATAAAATACATCATGTACTTACACGTCACGAACAAGGTGCTACACATGCAGCGCAAGGATATGCTCGCATTTCTGGAAAAGTAGGAGTTGCTATGGCAACTTCTGGACCAGGAGCTACTAATTTAATAACTGGGATAGCAGATGCACAAATAGATTCTACACCAATGGTATGTATTACAGGTCAAGTGCCTTCACATTTACTTGGTAGTGATGCATTTCAAGAAACAGATATTGTTGGAATTTCAACACCAGTAACTAAATGGAATCACCAAATAACCAAAGCATCAGAAATACCTGAAGTGATTGCAAAAGCATTTTATATTGCAAAAAGCGGACGCCCTGGACCAGTTTTAATAGATATTACTAAGGATGCACAATTTGAAGAGTTTGATTTTCAATATAAAAAGTGTGAAGGCATAAGAAGCTACAAGCCTATTCCTGAAACAAATATTGAATCAGTTAAAGCGGCGGCAGAGTTAATTAATAATGCGAAAAAACCAATGATAATTTGGGGTCAAGGTGTGATTCTTGGTAAAGCCGAAGAAGAATTTAAAGCAGTTATAGATAAAACAGGAATACCTTCGGCATGGACTATTATGGGGGCTTCTGCTATACCAACATCACATCCATTAAATATTGGAATGGTAGGAATGCATGGTAATTATGCGCCAAATGTATTAACCAATGAATGTGATGTGTTAATCGCTATTGGGATGCGTTTTGATGATCGTGTAACAGGAAAATTAGATGAATATGCAACTCAGGCTAAAGTTATTCACTTTGAAATTGATCCTGCAGAGATAGATAAAAATGTAAAGACAGATGTTGCTGTATTAGGTAACGCAAAAGAAAGTTTAGAATTGTTATTACCATTACTAAATAAAAATTCTCATCAGGAATGGCTTCAAAAATTCAAAGATTTATATGCTTTTGAATTTGAAAAAGTGATTAAGGATGATTTACACCCAACGAAAGAAGGATTAACAATGGGTGAAGTTCTTAAAGAGATTAACATTCAAAGCAAAGGTAAAGCAGCAATAGTGTCTGATGTTGGGCAACATCAAATGATTGCTTGTCGTTATGCCGAGTTTAATGAAACAAAAAGTAACATTACTTCAGGTGGTTTAGGGACTATGGGATTTGCATTACCTGCAGCTATTGGAGCTAAAATGGCAGCGCCAGAACGAGAAGTAGTTGCTATAATAGGAGATGGTGGTTATCAAATGACTATACAGGAATTAGGAACCATTTTTCAGCAAAAAGCAGCAGTGAAGATTGTGGTATTAAACAATGAGTTTTTAGGAATGGTACGTCAATGGCAGCAATTGTTTTTTGATAAACGTTATGCATCTACAGAAATGACAAATCCAGACTTTATAACAATTGCTAAAGGCTACTATATAGATGCTAAACGTGTTACAAAAAGAGAAGATTTAGCAAACGCTGTGTCAGAAATGATGGCTTCAAAAGAGGCATATTTCTTAGAAGTTTGTGTAGAAAAAGAAAATAATGTATTTCCAATGGTGCCTTCGGGAGCCTCAGTATCAGATATAAGATTAGAATAG
- the ilvD gene encoding dihydroxy-acid dehydratase, giving the protein MKELNKHSSRLTQDESQPASQAMLYAVGLTDEDMHKAQVGIASTGYDGNPCNMHLNGLAGEVKIECKIAGLVGLGFNTIGVSDGISMGTSGMNYSLASRDIIADSIETVMNAQSYDALISVVGCDKNMPGAVIAMLRLNRPSIMMYGGTIASGKYKGRKLNIVSAFEALGQKVAGEIDENEYKEIIRRAIPGAGACGGMYTANTMASAIECMGFSLPYNSSIPAENPNKLSEAERTALAIKNLLELDLKPLDIISKKSIENAIALVNALGGSTNAVLHFLAIAHAADIDFTLEDFQRVSDRTPLIADLKPSGKYLMEDVHGIGGTPAVMKYLLDNGYLYGDCLTVTGKTLAENLKDIEPLTFESNQDVIYPKDKALKTSGNIQILYGNLAPEGAVAKISGNEGLLFEGKAVVYDGEQAANTGISNGEVEKGDVVVIRYVGPKGGPGMPEMLKPTSLIMGAGLGKSVALITDGRFSGGTHGFVVGHITPEAQSGGAIGLLQTGDKIRINAEDNSINVQLSEEELLERKFNWVMPDLKHKKGILYKYARTVSSASKGCVTDEF; this is encoded by the coding sequence ATGAAGGAATTGAATAAACATAGTAGTAGATTAACACAGGATGAGTCTCAACCAGCATCACAAGCAATGTTGTACGCAGTAGGCTTAACTGATGAAGATATGCATAAGGCCCAAGTAGGGATTGCTAGTACTGGTTATGATGGAAACCCATGTAATATGCATCTAAATGGTTTGGCTGGAGAAGTAAAAATAGAATGTAAGATAGCTGGTTTAGTTGGGTTAGGGTTTAATACCATTGGTGTAAGTGATGGGATATCTATGGGAACTTCAGGTATGAATTATTCTTTAGCTTCAAGAGATATAATTGCAGATTCTATAGAAACTGTAATGAATGCACAGAGTTATGATGCGCTAATCTCTGTTGTTGGCTGTGATAAAAATATGCCAGGAGCAGTTATTGCTATGCTACGATTAAACAGACCATCTATAATGATGTATGGTGGTACTATAGCTTCAGGAAAGTATAAAGGAAGAAAGCTTAATATAGTCTCAGCTTTTGAAGCTTTAGGGCAAAAAGTTGCTGGTGAAATAGATGAGAATGAGTATAAAGAAATTATAAGAAGAGCCATTCCAGGTGCTGGTGCTTGCGGTGGGATGTATACTGCAAATACAATGGCTTCAGCAATTGAGTGTATGGGCTTTTCATTACCATATAACTCGTCAATTCCAGCTGAGAATCCAAACAAATTATCTGAAGCAGAAAGAACTGCGTTAGCTATTAAAAATCTACTAGAGCTAGATTTAAAACCTTTAGATATAATTTCTAAAAAATCTATTGAAAACGCTATTGCATTGGTAAATGCATTAGGAGGTTCTACAAATGCAGTGCTACATTTTTTAGCAATTGCGCATGCTGCTGATATAGATTTTACTTTAGAAGATTTCCAACGAGTTAGTGATAGAACACCATTAATAGCAGACTTAAAACCTTCTGGAAAATATTTAATGGAAGATGTTCATGGTATTGGAGGTACACCAGCAGTTATGAAATATTTATTAGACAATGGATATTTATATGGAGATTGTTTAACAGTAACAGGAAAAACTTTAGCTGAAAATTTAAAAGATATTGAGCCACTTACGTTTGAAAGTAATCAAGATGTGATTTATCCAAAAGATAAAGCATTAAAGACTTCAGGAAATATTCAAATCTTATATGGAAACTTAGCTCCCGAAGGAGCGGTTGCAAAAATTAGCGGAAACGAAGGATTATTGTTTGAAGGTAAAGCGGTTGTATATGATGGAGAGCAAGCTGCTAATACTGGAATATCTAATGGAGAGGTTGAAAAAGGCGATGTAGTTGTAATACGTTATGTAGGGCCTAAAGGTGGCCCAGGAATGCCAGAAATGTTAAAACCAACGTCTCTAATTATGGGAGCTGGTTTAGGGAAGTCGGTTGCTTTAATCACAGATGGACGTTTTTCTGGAGGCACACACGGTTTTGTAGTAGGACACATTACACCAGAAGCTCAGTCAGGTGGAGCCATAGGCTTATTACAAACTGGGGACAAAATTAGAATTAATGCAGAAGACAATTCCATTAATGTACAGCTTTCTGAAGAAGAGTTATTAGAAAGAAAATTTAATTGGGTTATGCCAGACTTAAAGCACAAAAAAGGAATATTATATAAATATGCAAGAACTGTATCATCAGCATCTAAAGGATGTGTAACTGATGAATTTTAA
- a CDS encoding ATP-binding cassette domain-containing protein, producing MLKTVDVTFSYTKESSFNFPDIELTSSQSLLILGKSGIGKTTLLHLLAGILSPDNGDIFVKDTNITSISSKKLDTFRGKHIGIVFQNTIAVSSLTVYENLQARLYFSGISNQKEAIENILDQLDLVSVKNQKPNTLSTGQLQRLGIALGVIHKPDIILADEPTSSLDDENCELVIDLLKNQAKKSNANLIIITHDQRIKNSFTNTIVL from the coding sequence ATGCTTAAAACAGTAGATGTAACTTTTTCTTACACTAAAGAATCTTCTTTTAATTTTCCTGATATTGAGTTAACCAGTAGTCAGTCATTATTAATTCTTGGTAAATCGGGTATTGGTAAGACTACTCTTTTACATTTATTGGCAGGAATTTTAAGTCCTGATAATGGAGATATTTTCGTCAAGGATACCAATATCACCAGTATTAGTAGTAAAAAATTAGATACTTTTAGAGGAAAGCATATTGGTATTGTTTTTCAAAACACTATTGCCGTTTCGTCATTGACCGTTTACGAAAACTTACAAGCTAGATTGTATTTTAGTGGAATTTCCAATCAAAAAGAAGCGATTGAAAACATTTTGGATCAATTAGATTTAGTTTCTGTAAAAAACCAAAAACCTAATACATTAAGTACAGGTCAATTGCAACGTTTGGGTATTGCTTTAGGCGTTATTCATAAACCAGATATTATTCTTGCAGATGAACCCACTTCAAGTTTAGATGATGAAAATTGTGAATTAGTAATTGATTTATTGAAAAATCAGGCAAAAAAGTCGAATGCGAATTTGATTATCATCACTCATGATCAACGTATAAAAAATTCATTTACTAATACTATTGTTTTATGA